The Hymenobacter sp. 5317J-9 genome has a window encoding:
- the hisIE gene encoding bifunctional phosphoribosyl-AMP cyclohydrolase/phosphoribosyl-ATP diphosphatase HisIE — protein sequence MDISQPTPTTLRFDPVTGLAPAVIQDADTGQVLMLGYVNEEAWARTQAEGRVTFFSRSKNRLWTKGETSGNFLAVISTHIDCDADTVLIRVIPAGPTCHRGTTSCFEQPQQLHAPVANIGFLAELERLVSERKQFPERTPDSYTVQLFQKGIAKIAQKVGEEAVETVIDAVGGQHETLKGEVADLLYHLVVLLVATGVSFNEVLAVLQERHRTPSTRHLTGR from the coding sequence ATGGACATTTCCCAGCCAACGCCCACCACTTTGCGTTTTGACCCGGTTACGGGACTGGCTCCGGCCGTGATTCAGGATGCCGACACCGGGCAGGTGTTGATGTTGGGCTACGTGAATGAAGAAGCGTGGGCGCGCACGCAGGCCGAAGGGCGGGTAACCTTCTTTTCCCGCTCCAAAAACCGGTTGTGGACGAAAGGGGAGACGAGCGGTAATTTCCTCGCCGTTATCAGTACCCATATCGATTGCGACGCCGATACTGTATTGATACGGGTGATACCGGCCGGTCCGACCTGCCACCGCGGCACCACCAGCTGCTTCGAACAGCCACAGCAGTTACACGCCCCTGTAGCCAACATCGGCTTTTTAGCGGAGCTTGAGCGGTTGGTGAGCGAGCGGAAGCAGTTTCCGGAGCGCACACCGGACTCGTATACCGTGCAGCTTTTCCAAAAAGGAATTGCCAAAATCGCCCAGAAAGTAGGAGAGGAGGCGGTAGAAACCGTTATCGACGCGGTGGGAGGCCAGCACGAAACGCTAAAAGGCGAAGTTGCCGACTTGTTGTATCACTTGGTTGTCCTGTTGGTGGCCACCGGCGTTTCGTTCAATGAAGTGCTGGCCGTGCTCCAAGAACGTCACCGTACGCCCAGCACTCGCCATTTGACTGGCCGTTAA
- the hisF gene encoding imidazole glycerol phosphate synthase subunit HisF encodes MIKKRLIPCLDVRDGRTVKGIQFEGLRDAGDPVALAARYAREGADELVFLDITATNQRRQPLTELVREVARVLDIPFTVGGGISSVADVEALLLSGADKVSINSAALARPVFISELARRFGSQCVVVAVDARLVDEQWQVMTRAGTTATGWEAVNWCREAANLGAGELLLTSMSHDGTKAGFALDITRAVSNAVPVPVIASGGAGQASDFTAVFQSGGADAALAASIFHFNETSLPSLKSYLHQAGIPVRL; translated from the coding sequence ATGATTAAGAAGCGCCTGATTCCTTGCCTTGACGTGCGCGATGGGCGCACCGTAAAAGGCATCCAATTCGAAGGGTTGCGCGATGCCGGCGACCCCGTGGCGTTGGCTGCTCGCTATGCCCGTGAAGGCGCCGACGAGTTGGTGTTTCTTGATATTACGGCCACCAACCAGCGGCGGCAGCCTCTGACTGAGCTCGTGCGGGAAGTGGCGCGGGTACTCGATATTCCCTTCACCGTGGGCGGCGGCATCAGCAGTGTGGCCGATGTGGAGGCCCTGCTGCTGAGCGGAGCTGACAAAGTTTCCATCAATTCGGCGGCGCTGGCCCGGCCGGTGTTCATTTCGGAGCTGGCGCGGCGGTTTGGCTCGCAGTGTGTGGTGGTGGCGGTAGATGCCCGGCTCGTCGACGAGCAGTGGCAGGTAATGACGCGTGCCGGCACCACGGCCACCGGATGGGAAGCAGTGAATTGGTGTCGGGAAGCCGCCAATCTGGGCGCCGGCGAGTTATTGCTCACCTCCATGAGCCACGATGGCACCAAAGCTGGGTTTGCCCTGGACATTACCCGTGCCGTGAGCAATGCCGTGCCTGTGCCCGTCATTGCTTCCGGCGGAGCCGGCCAGGCCAGCGACTTTACCGCGGTATTCCAAAGCGGTGGGGCCGATGCAGCCTTGGCCGCCAGCATCTTTCACTTCAACGAAACTTCGCTGCCTTCGCTGAAAAGCTATTTGCACCAAGCGGGCATTCCTGTGCGGCTGTAA
- a CDS encoding 1-(5-phosphoribosyl)-5-[(5-phosphoribosylamino)methylideneamino] imidazole-4-carboxamide isomerase, giving the protein MEIIPAIDLLNGRCVRLSAGDFAHQTTYDADPVTMAQRFADAGLRRLHLVDLDGARAGRPINLAVLEAIANATSLDIDAGGGIQTEEALAQVLEAGASHVTAGSLAVREPATVKAWISSHSAETIFLGADFKDQHIMINAWADKATLTLSEFIADYLQAGGRTFICTDVSKDGLLQGPSLHCYQSLLQEFPQARFIASGGVTTVADIEQLAEAGMHGAIIGKALYEGTIALADLRRFL; this is encoded by the coding sequence TTGGAAATCATACCCGCTATTGATTTGTTGAACGGCCGCTGCGTGCGCCTCAGCGCCGGTGATTTTGCGCACCAAACCACATACGATGCCGACCCGGTGACCATGGCCCAGCGTTTTGCCGATGCCGGCTTGCGTCGCCTGCATTTGGTGGACCTCGACGGTGCCCGGGCGGGCCGTCCCATAAACCTGGCCGTGCTGGAAGCCATTGCCAATGCCACCAGCCTCGATATTGACGCTGGCGGGGGCATTCAGACCGAAGAGGCCTTGGCGCAGGTGCTGGAGGCCGGGGCTTCGCACGTAACCGCCGGCAGCCTGGCCGTGCGCGAGCCCGCCACGGTGAAAGCCTGGATAAGCAGCCACAGCGCCGAAACCATCTTCCTGGGGGCCGACTTTAAGGACCAGCACATCATGATAAATGCGTGGGCCGACAAGGCGACGCTTACGCTCTCCGAATTTATTGCCGATTACCTGCAGGCCGGTGGTCGCACCTTCATCTGCACCGATGTGAGCAAGGACGGCTTGTTGCAGGGACCTTCGCTGCACTGCTACCAGTCGCTGCTGCAGGAGTTCCCGCAGGCTCGCTTCATCGCCAGCGGCGGCGTCACCACGGTTGCGGATATAGAGCAGTTGGCCGAAGCCGGCATGCACGGGGCCATCATTGGCAAAGCGCTGTACGAGGGCACCATTGCCCTGGCCGATTTACGCCGTTTTTTATAA
- the hisH gene encoding imidazole glycerol phosphate synthase subunit HisH: protein MEIAVVDYKGGNVQSVLFALERLGAVPTLTSDPEVLRKADKVLFPGEGEAASAMAALREAGLDQVLPTLRQPFLGICLGMQLLGQHSEENDTAMLGLLPFNVLRFIPEGPHKVPHMGWNNLQALQSPLFAGLTEQDHVYFVHSYYAPVGAYTIAQSTHPAPFSAAVQHANFYGVQFHTEKSGAVGTRILSNFLEL, encoded by the coding sequence ATGGAAATAGCGGTAGTTGATTATAAAGGCGGCAACGTGCAGTCCGTATTGTTTGCCCTGGAGCGGTTGGGCGCGGTGCCCACGCTCACGTCCGACCCCGAGGTGCTGCGCAAAGCCGATAAGGTGCTATTTCCGGGCGAAGGGGAGGCCGCATCGGCCATGGCTGCATTGCGGGAGGCCGGCCTCGACCAAGTGTTGCCCACCTTGCGCCAACCTTTTCTGGGCATCTGCCTCGGCATGCAATTGCTGGGCCAGCACAGCGAAGAAAACGACACCGCCATGTTGGGCCTGTTGCCGTTCAACGTGCTCCGTTTCATTCCCGAGGGGCCGCACAAAGTGCCGCACATGGGCTGGAACAACCTGCAGGCGTTGCAAAGCCCCCTGTTTGCGGGGCTTACCGAGCAGGACCACGTCTACTTCGTGCACAGTTATTACGCACCGGTGGGCGCGTATACCATTGCACAATCCACACACCCCGCGCCTTTTAGCGCGGCCGTGCAGCACGCTAATTTCTACGGAGTGCAGTTCCACACCGAAAAAAGCGGCGCCGTAGGCACTCGCATTTTGTCCAACTTTCTGGAGCTTTAG
- the hisB gene encoding bifunctional histidinol-phosphatase/imidazoleglycerol-phosphate dehydratase HisB: protein MKKALFIDRDGTILIEPQPSQQVDSLEKFAFLPGCISALARIARELPEYELVLVTNQDGLGTDSFPEDTFWPPHRLMQEILAGEGVRFVAEHVDRSFPHEGLPTRKPGTAMLTQYLDPANGYDLANSFVIGDRMTDVELAANLGSQAILLSETPDVRAALTTTSWETIYHFLRYPARVAVIERNTNETQISVKLNLDGSGQTNIKTGLGFFDHMLEQLGRHSGVDLSISVNGDLHIDEHHTVEDTALALGTAFSQALGDKRGLARYGFLLPMDEALAQAAIDFSGRPWLVWEAEFRRERVGDLPTELFFHFFKSFTDNARATLNISCKGDNEHHKIEAIFKAVAKAIKMALQRDESVSIPSTKGIL, encoded by the coding sequence GTGAAAAAGGCCCTGTTTATTGACCGAGACGGCACCATTCTGATTGAGCCGCAGCCCAGCCAGCAGGTCGACAGCCTCGAAAAATTTGCCTTCCTGCCTGGCTGCATCAGCGCCCTGGCGCGCATTGCCCGTGAGCTGCCCGAGTACGAGCTTGTGCTGGTGACCAACCAGGACGGTCTCGGCACCGACAGTTTTCCGGAGGACACGTTCTGGCCACCGCATCGGTTGATGCAGGAAATTCTGGCCGGTGAAGGCGTGCGTTTTGTTGCCGAGCACGTCGACCGCAGTTTTCCGCACGAAGGCCTGCCCACGCGCAAGCCCGGCACAGCGATGCTCACCCAGTACCTCGACCCAGCCAACGGCTATGACCTGGCCAATTCCTTCGTCATCGGCGACCGCATGACGGATGTAGAGCTGGCTGCCAACCTCGGAAGCCAGGCCATCTTGCTTTCCGAAACGCCGGACGTACGCGCCGCTCTCACCACCACCAGCTGGGAAACCATTTACCATTTCCTGCGCTACCCTGCCCGTGTCGCCGTCATCGAGCGTAATACCAATGAGACGCAGATTTCAGTTAAGCTGAATCTGGACGGCAGTGGCCAAACCAACATCAAAACCGGGCTGGGTTTCTTTGACCACATGCTCGAACAGCTGGGTCGGCATAGCGGTGTTGACTTATCCATAAGTGTAAACGGTGATTTGCATATCGACGAGCACCATACCGTGGAGGACACTGCCCTGGCGCTTGGCACAGCCTTTTCACAGGCTCTTGGCGATAAGCGCGGCCTCGCCCGCTATGGCTTCTTACTGCCCATGGATGAAGCGCTGGCCCAAGCCGCCATCGACTTTTCCGGCCGCCCGTGGCTGGTGTGGGAGGCCGAATTTCGCCGGGAACGGGTAGGGGACCTGCCCACGGAATTGTTCTTCCACTTCTTTAAGTCGTTTACTGACAACGCCCGTGCTACGCTTAACATCTCCTGCAAAGGCGACAACGAGCATCACAAGATTGAAGCCATTTTCAAAGCCGTAGCAAAGGCAATAAAAATGGCTTTGCAGCGCGATGAATCCGTAAGCATTCCGAGCACCAAAGGGATTTTATAG
- the hisD gene encoding histidinol dehydrogenase: protein MQVYSYPDSGTWDALLQRPAAAEAPQVAERVRAIFQSVQADGDAALLALASELDKAELTDLLVSPAEFAAAAAQVPAELQAAIRQAKANIEAFHSAQREPELRLETMPGVSCSRRAVPVQRVGLYVPGGSAPLFSTLLMLGVPARLAGCPEVVVCTPPQPDGSISPVILYVAQLLGINTVVKAGGAQAVAAMALGTASVPAVDKIFGPGNRYVTAAKQLAAAEYGVAIDMPAGPSEVLVIADANANPVFVAADLLSQAEHGPDSQVVLLSSSVEIIVRVQAEVERQLATLPRRDVAAQALENSRAVLLPDDQAMLAFSNRYAPEHLILATDNADALASQVTNAGSVFLGHLTPEAVGDYASGTNHTLPTSGYARQYSGVSLDSFVKKITFQRLSAQGLKALGPVVETMAEAEGLAAHARAVSLRLTSIAADETGAVPASANPYAGLIRPNVERMQPYSSARDEFEGMAPVMLDANENSLGSVGPDKFNRYPDPHQRAIKADLAHLKGVQPDNIFLGNGSDEAIDLLVRLTCMPGQDAIVVCPPTYGMYEVAANLNDVRVERLPLTPDFQLPESSVEMLARSKAKMVFLCSPNNPTGNLLHQDALERILRAFPGLVIVDEAYADFSSAPSWTTRLAEFPRLVVLQTFSKAWGLAGLRLGVAYAAPALIAYLNKIKPPYNISAATQQHALAALAAAPRLEAMQAELLKERAYLAEQLPSLALVEHVFPSDANFLLVRFTSDATAIYDQLRARGIVVRNRTTQPGCFNCLRLTVGTASENARLLQALAEIQAGQPATLAAH from the coding sequence ATGCAAGTCTATTCCTATCCCGACTCCGGCACCTGGGACGCGCTGCTGCAGCGCCCGGCCGCTGCCGAAGCGCCGCAGGTAGCCGAGCGCGTGCGCGCCATTTTTCAGAGCGTGCAAGCCGACGGCGACGCCGCGCTGCTGGCCCTGGCGTCCGAGCTTGATAAAGCCGAGCTGACGGACCTGCTGGTTTCGCCGGCTGAGTTTGCGGCCGCTGCCGCGCAGGTTCCGGCCGAGCTGCAGGCCGCCATTCGCCAGGCCAAGGCCAACATTGAAGCCTTTCACTCCGCTCAGCGTGAGCCGGAACTGCGCCTGGAAACCATGCCCGGCGTGAGCTGCTCGCGTCGCGCGGTGCCCGTGCAGCGGGTGGGGCTATATGTGCCGGGCGGCTCAGCTCCGCTGTTCAGCACCTTGCTCATGCTGGGCGTGCCGGCCCGGCTGGCCGGCTGCCCTGAAGTGGTGGTCTGCACCCCGCCCCAACCCGACGGCTCCATCAGCCCGGTTATTCTGTATGTCGCGCAGTTGCTTGGCATCAATACGGTAGTGAAAGCTGGCGGTGCCCAGGCCGTGGCCGCCATGGCGCTAGGCACTGCCTCGGTGCCCGCAGTCGATAAGATTTTCGGTCCGGGTAACCGGTATGTGACGGCCGCCAAACAGTTGGCCGCTGCCGAGTACGGCGTGGCCATCGACATGCCGGCCGGTCCCTCCGAGGTGTTAGTCATTGCCGACGCGAACGCCAATCCGGTGTTCGTCGCGGCCGACTTATTGTCGCAAGCTGAGCACGGGCCCGATTCGCAGGTGGTACTGCTCAGCAGCAGCGTCGAAATCATCGTGCGTGTGCAGGCCGAAGTAGAACGACAGCTGGCCACCTTACCCCGGCGCGACGTGGCGGCGCAGGCGCTGGAAAATAGCCGGGCCGTGCTGCTGCCCGACGACCAGGCCATGCTGGCTTTTTCCAACCGCTACGCACCCGAGCACCTCATTCTGGCTACCGACAACGCCGACGCGCTGGCCAGCCAGGTCACCAACGCCGGCTCGGTGTTTCTGGGCCATCTCACGCCCGAAGCGGTGGGAGACTATGCTTCGGGTACCAACCACACGTTGCCCACCAGCGGCTATGCCCGCCAATACAGTGGGGTGTCGCTCGATTCTTTTGTTAAGAAAATCACGTTCCAGCGGCTTTCGGCCCAAGGCTTAAAGGCCCTGGGGCCGGTGGTGGAAACCATGGCCGAAGCCGAAGGCCTGGCGGCCCACGCCCGCGCCGTTTCCCTGCGGCTGACTTCGATAGCCGCTGATGAAACCGGTGCCGTGCCCGCTTCCGCCAACCCTTACGCGGGCCTGATTCGGCCCAACGTCGAGCGGATGCAGCCCTATTCCTCGGCCCGCGATGAGTTTGAAGGCATGGCGCCCGTGATGCTGGATGCCAACGAAAACAGCCTGGGCTCGGTGGGCCCGGACAAATTTAACCGCTACCCCGACCCGCACCAGCGCGCCATCAAGGCCGACCTGGCCCACCTGAAAGGCGTACAGCCGGACAATATTTTCCTGGGCAACGGCTCCGACGAAGCCATCGACCTGCTGGTGCGCCTCACCTGCATGCCGGGGCAGGACGCCATTGTGGTGTGTCCGCCCACCTACGGCATGTACGAAGTCGCGGCCAACCTCAACGATGTGCGCGTGGAGCGCCTGCCGCTGACGCCCGACTTTCAGCTGCCGGAATCGTCCGTCGAAATGCTGGCCCGCTCGAAGGCGAAAATGGTGTTTCTGTGTTCGCCGAATAACCCCACCGGCAATCTGCTGCATCAGGATGCCTTGGAGCGCATTTTGCGGGCATTTCCCGGGTTGGTAATCGTCGATGAAGCCTATGCCGATTTTTCGTCGGCACCGAGCTGGACCACGCGCCTGGCCGAATTTCCGCGCCTGGTTGTGCTCCAGACGTTCTCCAAAGCCTGGGGCCTTGCCGGTTTGCGGTTGGGAGTGGCCTACGCCGCGCCGGCTTTAATTGCCTACCTAAACAAAATAAAGCCGCCCTACAACATCTCCGCTGCCACCCAGCAGCATGCACTGGCCGCGCTGGCCGCTGCGCCCCGGCTGGAGGCCATGCAGGCTGAGTTGCTGAAAGAGCGCGCTTATCTGGCCGAGCAGTTGCCAAGCCTGGCGCTGGTGGAACACGTTTTCCCGTCGGATGCCAATTTCCTGCTGGTTCGCTTCACCTCCGATGCCACGGCTATTTATGACCAGCTGCGTGCCCGCGGCATTGTGGTGCGCAACCGCACCACCCAGCCCGGTTGCTTCAACTGCCTACGCCTCACCGTGGGCACCGCCAGCGAAAACGCCCGACTTCTGCAAGCTCTCGCCGAAATACAGGCCGGACAACCGGCCACCCTGGCCGCGCACTAA
- the hisG gene encoding ATP phosphoribosyltransferase: MLRLAIQKSGRLSEDSLALIRECGISFISSSYKLKTEATNFPLEILFLRDDDIPGYVQDGVADLGIVGQNVLVEAGFPDLEVETLGFSKCRLSLAVPRADAYASVAALQGKNIATSYPNILGRYLAGQGVQANLHTISGSVEIAPSIGLAEAICDIVSSGSTLLGNGLREVETVFRSEAVLIAQPNLSPEQTELLEQLRFRMQAVRRAKRSKYILLNAPLSALEEVRRLLPGIKSPTVTPLAEPGWVSVQSVVQEDEFWHITSQLKSVGAEGILVLPIEKMIA, translated from the coding sequence ATGCTACGTTTAGCCATTCAAAAGTCCGGCCGCCTGAGCGAGGACTCCCTCGCGCTCATCCGTGAATGCGGCATCAGCTTCATCAGCAGCTCGTATAAACTCAAGACCGAAGCCACCAACTTCCCGCTCGAAATCCTGTTTTTGCGCGACGACGACATTCCCGGCTACGTGCAGGACGGCGTGGCCGACCTCGGCATCGTGGGCCAGAACGTGTTGGTCGAAGCCGGCTTTCCCGACCTCGAAGTTGAAACGCTGGGCTTCAGCAAGTGCCGCCTCAGCCTGGCCGTGCCCCGCGCCGATGCATACGCTTCTGTGGCCGCCCTGCAGGGCAAGAACATCGCCACCTCGTACCCCAACATCCTCGGCCGCTACCTGGCCGGGCAGGGGGTGCAGGCCAACCTGCACACCATCAGCGGCTCGGTGGAAATCGCGCCCAGCATCGGTCTGGCCGAGGCCATCTGCGACATTGTGAGCAGCGGCTCTACCTTGCTCGGCAACGGCCTGCGCGAAGTCGAAACCGTGTTTCGCTCCGAGGCCGTGCTCATCGCCCAGCCCAACCTCAGCCCGGAGCAAACGGAGTTGTTGGAGCAGCTGCGTTTCCGCATGCAGGCCGTGCGCCGCGCCAAGCGCAGCAAGTATATTTTGTTGAATGCGCCCCTCAGCGCGCTGGAGGAAGTTCGGCGCCTGCTGCCCGGCATTAAGTCGCCCACGGTCACGCCGCTTGCCGAGCCCGGTTGGGTGTCGGTGCAGTCGGTGGTGCAGGAAGACGAGTTCTGGCACATCACCAGCCAGCTGAAGTCCGTGGGCGCCGAAGGCATTCTGGTGCTGCCCATCGAAAAAATGATAGCCTAG
- a CDS encoding TonB-dependent receptor plug domain-containing protein, with protein MRKFRRALVARASACGVMLIVVASPMASGQTPAATPAPAATSVTLTGTLRDASGQPLELAAVGVEGLPGGANTTPEGNFTLTVRVREGGQNTFLVVRRLGYLPLRIPLRLPADAAKPLTLTMRLDTKALSAVKVTARSEQADTREQVSITHIDPRQAKDLPSPFGDFNAILKTLPGVVSNSELSSTYSVRGGNYDENLVYVNGFEIYRPFLVTSAQQEGLSFINPDLVKQVEFSSGGWQPKYGDKLASVLSVDYKTPEKFAASLTASLVGGAAHAEARSANGRVSYLAGVRYKNAQYVLRSLKQSQGGYNPTFYDAQALVTIGLGKKDDMQRTSLGLLGVVAHNDYRFSPETGEATFSTGPNQLTRVFIAYDGRERMQFDTYQSGLNLKHDFSSRLQMELLGSALFSRESELRDVEAAYTFAAINRDPKSPEFNQAVRQRDIGSQFKHSRNFLDAQIFTTETRGRWNAAPNHTVRWGAKIGREKISDTLDEYSFADSADYVPDARRLRLRSDLSLLSTRSQGFVQDTWSLDTLRTLTYGARVHYWTTNGQLVVSPRVQYSQISRLHPNRSFKAAVGVYYQPPFYRELRDQTTIAQGVQQAYLNPELRAQKSYHFIVGKEITFQQFGRPFKFTGEAYYKYLTDVVPYDIDNVRLRYFAKNSARAYAAGFDARLSGEFVRGAESWFSLGVLTTRENVAGDSANVVDANGKKIGREPKGYIRRPQDQRLNLGVFFQDHLPNNPSVRGYVNLVLGTGLPFSPPNQPDLRGTDALTTIYRRVDLGFSKVVGLKNNNAPKAHFYDFESLWLGLEILNVFAANNVAGYNYLQDVNGVTYSVPSYLSQRLVNLRVVARF; from the coding sequence ATGAGGAAATTTCGCCGCGCCTTGGTGGCCCGGGCTTCGGCTTGCGGGGTGATGTTGATAGTGGTGGCAAGCCCAATGGCCTCGGGGCAAACGCCGGCCGCTACGCCCGCGCCGGCGGCCACCTCCGTAACGCTGACCGGCACGCTGCGCGACGCCAGCGGCCAGCCGCTGGAGCTGGCGGCGGTGGGAGTGGAGGGCTTGCCGGGTGGCGCCAATACCACGCCCGAGGGCAATTTCACGCTGACGGTGCGCGTGCGCGAAGGCGGGCAGAATACCTTTTTGGTGGTGCGCCGGCTGGGCTATCTGCCCTTGCGCATCCCCTTGCGCCTGCCGGCCGACGCCGCCAAGCCCCTCACGCTGACCATGCGGCTCGACACCAAGGCCCTGAGCGCCGTGAAAGTGACCGCGCGCTCGGAGCAGGCCGATACCCGCGAACAGGTCAGTATCACGCACATCGACCCGCGGCAGGCCAAGGACTTGCCTTCGCCGTTTGGCGATTTTAACGCCATTCTGAAAACGCTGCCGGGTGTCGTTTCCAACAGCGAGCTGAGCAGCACCTATAGCGTGCGTGGGGGCAATTACGACGAAAACCTGGTGTACGTCAACGGCTTCGAGATTTACCGGCCGTTTCTGGTGACCTCGGCCCAGCAGGAGGGCTTGAGCTTCATCAACCCCGACCTAGTGAAACAGGTGGAGTTCAGCAGCGGCGGCTGGCAGCCCAAGTACGGCGACAAGCTGGCCTCGGTGCTGAGCGTGGACTACAAAACGCCGGAAAAATTTGCCGCCTCGCTCACCGCCAGCCTGGTGGGCGGCGCGGCCCACGCCGAGGCGCGCTCCGCCAACGGCCGCGTGAGCTATCTGGCGGGCGTGCGCTACAAAAACGCGCAGTACGTGCTGCGGTCGCTCAAGCAGTCGCAGGGCGGCTACAACCCCACGTTTTACGATGCGCAGGCACTGGTTACCATCGGCTTGGGCAAGAAAGACGACATGCAGCGCACCTCGCTGGGCCTGCTCGGGGTGGTGGCGCACAACGACTACCGCTTTTCGCCCGAAACCGGGGAGGCTACTTTTTCTACCGGTCCGAACCAGTTGACGCGGGTGTTCATCGCCTATGACGGCCGGGAGCGCATGCAGTTCGACACGTACCAGAGTGGGCTCAACCTGAAGCACGACTTCTCTTCGCGCCTGCAAATGGAGCTGTTGGGCTCGGCTTTGTTTTCGCGCGAGTCCGAGCTGCGGGACGTGGAGGCCGCCTACACCTTTGCCGCCATCAACCGCGACCCCAAGTCGCCGGAGTTCAACCAGGCCGTGCGGCAGCGCGACATCGGCTCGCAGTTCAAGCATTCCCGCAACTTCCTCGATGCCCAGATTTTTACGACTGAAACCCGAGGTCGCTGGAACGCGGCCCCCAATCACACGGTGCGCTGGGGCGCCAAAATCGGCCGCGAGAAAATCAGCGACACCCTGGACGAGTACAGCTTTGCCGACTCGGCCGACTACGTGCCCGACGCGCGCCGCCTCCGTCTGCGCTCCGACCTGAGCCTGCTCAGCACCCGCTCGCAGGGCTTCGTGCAGGACACCTGGAGCCTTGACACGCTGCGCACGCTCACTTATGGGGCCCGCGTGCATTACTGGACCACCAACGGCCAACTGGTGGTGAGCCCGCGGGTGCAGTACTCGCAAATCAGCCGCCTGCATCCCAATCGTTCCTTTAAGGCGGCCGTGGGCGTGTACTACCAGCCGCCATTTTACCGCGAGCTGCGCGACCAGACCACCATTGCCCAGGGCGTGCAGCAGGCTTACCTCAACCCCGAATTGCGGGCTCAGAAGTCGTACCACTTCATTGTGGGCAAGGAAATCACGTTTCAGCAGTTTGGGCGGCCGTTTAAGTTCACGGGCGAGGCGTACTACAAGTATCTAACCGACGTGGTGCCCTACGACATCGACAACGTGCGGCTGCGCTATTTTGCCAAAAACAGCGCCCGCGCCTACGCCGCCGGCTTCGACGCCCGCCTGAGCGGGGAGTTTGTGCGCGGCGCCGAGTCGTGGTTTAGCCTCGGCGTGCTCACCACGCGGGAGAACGTGGCCGGCGACTCGGCCAATGTGGTGGATGCCAACGGCAAGAAAATTGGCCGGGAGCCCAAAGGCTACATCCGCCGCCCCCAGGACCAGCGCCTAAACCTGGGCGTTTTTTTCCAGGACCATTTGCCCAACAATCCCTCCGTGCGCGGCTACGTGAACCTCGTGCTGGGCACGGGCCTGCCGTTCAGCCCGCCCAACCAGCCCGATTTGCGCGGCACCGATGCCCTGACCACCATTTACCGCCGCGTTGATTTGGGTTTCTCCAAAGTGGTGGGCCTGAAAAATAACAACGCTCCCAAGGCCCATTTCTACGATTTTGAAAGCCTGTGGCTGGGCCTGGAAATTCTGAACGTGTTTGCGGCCAACAACGTGGCCGGCTACAACTACCTGCAGGACGTGAACGGCGTAACTTACTCCGTGCCCAGCTACCTTTCGCAGCGCCTAGTGAACCTGCGCGTCGTGGCGCGCTTTTAA
- the rpe gene encoding ribulose-phosphate 3-epimerase, producing MNSSRRAPLLAPSFLAADLANLQAETERLASSAADWLHFDVMDGRFVPNISFGLPVLQAVARYAKQPIDVHLMIEEPQHYLAAFRDAGAAGITVHYEACPHLHRVVQQIKQLGCRAGVALNPHTPVALLEDIAADLDVVLVMSVNPGFGGQAFIPNTLKKVAMLKELLVDCGSEALIEVDGGVNISNAGPLVEAGADVLVAGNFVFSAHGGPVAALANLREHLNGLVLADEAEGGRRKQ from the coding sequence ATGAACTCTTCCCGCCGAGCCCCGTTGCTGGCTCCGTCCTTTCTGGCTGCCGATTTGGCCAACCTGCAAGCCGAAACCGAGCGGCTGGCGTCCAGCGCCGCCGACTGGCTGCACTTCGATGTGATGGACGGCCGTTTTGTGCCCAACATCTCTTTTGGTTTGCCGGTGCTGCAGGCCGTGGCCCGCTACGCCAAGCAGCCCATCGACGTGCATTTGATGATAGAAGAGCCCCAGCACTACCTGGCTGCGTTTCGCGACGCCGGCGCGGCCGGCATCACGGTGCACTACGAGGCTTGCCCGCACCTGCACCGCGTGGTGCAGCAAATCAAGCAGCTGGGCTGCCGCGCCGGTGTGGCCCTGAACCCGCACACGCCCGTGGCGCTGCTGGAAGACATCGCCGCCGACCTCGACGTGGTGCTGGTGATGTCGGTGAACCCCGGCTTTGGCGGGCAGGCCTTCATTCCGAACACCCTGAAAAAGGTGGCCATGCTGAAGGAATTGCTGGTGGATTGCGGTTCGGAAGCCCTGATTGAAGTGGACGGCGGTGTGAATATCTCCAACGCCGGCCCGCTGGTGGAAGCCGGCGCCGATGTGCTGGTGGCCGGCAATTTTGTATTCAGCGCGCACGGCGGCCCGGTGGCGGCCCTGGCCAACCTGCGCGAGCATTTGAATGGCCTGGTGCTGGCGGATGAGGCCGAGGGCGGCCGCCGTAAACAATAG